In the Halobacteriovorax sp. GB3 genome, ACTGTTCCAAATTTCAGCGAAATTGAAATCATTCATCCAAGCGCGGAATGTTTTCTTTTTGATATGGATGGAACTCTAATAGACACAGAAAAATATCATGCCGAAGCTATCGTAAAGACAATTCAAGAATTAGAAAATAATTTTGATTATTCCAAGTGCGGAATTACGAAACGTTTTTTAGGAATGCCAGACAATACTGTATTTGAAACACTTAAAATTGAAGATGGCCTTTTTAGAAATATTTCTTTTGACGAATTCGTTGAAAGTAAAAATAAGAGTCTTGTTCTCACTCTTAAAGAAGAAAGTCTACACGGTGTTGTTGCCAAAGGAATCGTTGAACTTCTTCAAGAGTTAAAATCTAAAAATAAAAAGATTGGTCTCGTTACGGCCAGTGAAAAATCAATTACCGAAGTTTCTCTTGAGCAATCAGGACTTCTCCCTTTCTTTGAAATCATTGTTACAAGAAACGATAGTGAAAAGAGCAAACCTCATGCTGATCCCTATCTTCTTGGAATGAATCTCCTAGGCGCTAATCCATCGCAGACAATCGTTTTTGAAGATTCATTTAACGGTATGAGTGCTGCTCATTGTGCTCGTGTTAGTGGGATAATTAAAGCCTCTTGGTTTTAACCTTCAAAGCATTGAAAACACATTACTGAATGAACTCCTGCTTTTACACATAAGAGTAAATTTGCTACATATTTCTTGAACATAACTTTTTAAAAAGGTTTCCACATGAGCAAGAATAAAACAGTGAAAGACTGGGAAGAACTCGCTACAAAAGAACGTAAAGGAAAAACTCCTGACACGCTAATCAAAAAGACTCAAGAAAAAGTCGATATCAAACCACTTTATACTCAAGCCGATATCAAAGATATCGATGTTAATACACTTCCAGGATTTCCTCCTTTTATTAGAGGACCAAGAGCTACAATGTATGCAGGAAGACCTTGGACCATTAGACAATATGCAGGTTTCTCTACAGCAGAAGAATCAAACGCGTTTTACAGAAAGGCCCTCGCGGCCGGTGGACAAGGTGTCTCTGTTGCTTTCGACCTTGCAACTCACAGAGGATATGACTCTGACCACCCAAGAGTTAAGGGTGATGTTGGTAAGGCCGGTGTTGCAATTGACTCAGTTGAAGATATGAAAATCCTCTTCGATTCAATTCCACTTGATAAAGTTTCAGTCTCAATGACAATGAATGGTGCCGTTCTTCCAATTCTTGCCAATTATATTATTGCAGCTGAAGAACAAGGCGTTTCTCAGGACAAGCTCTCAGGAACAATTCAAAACGATATTCTTAAAGAGTTCATGGTACGTAACACCTATATCTACCCGCCTAAGCCTTCGATGAAGGTTATCGCAGATATCTTTGAGTATACTTCTAATCATATGCCAAAGTTTAACTCGATTTCAATTTCGGGTTACCATATTCAAGAAGCGGGAGCTGATGCCGCCCTTGAACTTGCTTACACTCTAGCCGATGGAAAGGAATATATTGAAACGGCCATTGAAGCTGGTATGGAAATCGATCAATTCGCGCCAAGACTTTCGTTCTTCTTTGGTATTGGAATGAATTTTTACATGGAAATAGCAAAACTTAGAGCAGCAAGACTTCTATGGAGTGAAATTGTAAATAAGTACAATCCAAAAGATATCAAATCAACAATGCTTAGAACTCACTGCCAAACTTCTGGTTGGTCACTGACTGAGCAAGATCCATATAACAATGTTATTAGAACAACCGTTGAAGCAATGGCCGCCGTTTTTGGTGGTACTCAATCTCTTCATACAAATGCTCTTGATGAAGCGATCGCTCTTCCAACAGAGTTCTCCGCTCGTATTGCTAGAAATACTCAAATCATCCTTCAAGAAGAAACAGGAATTACAAATGTTGTCGATCCTTGGGGTGGTTCATTTATGATGGAAAAACTCACAAATGATTTGGCCGAGCGTGCTCGTGAAATGATTAAAGAGATTGATGATCTAGGAGGAATGGCCAAGGCCATCGAATCAGGAATGCCAAAGCTTAAGATTGAAGAATCAGCAGCTCAAAAGCAGGCCATGATTGATAGAGGTGAATACACGATTGTTGGAGTTAACAAGTACAAACTTGATAACGAAGAAGATGTAGAAATTCTTGAAATCAACAATACTGCCGTTAGAGAATCTCAGCTTAAAAGACTTGATCACCTTAGAAATAATCGTGATGAAAAAGCTGTAATGGCAGCTCTTGATGAATTAACAAAGTATGCTGAAACAGGAATTGGTAATGGCCTTGATCTTGCTGTAAAAGCAGCTCGCCTAAGAGCTTCAGTGGGTGAAATTTCTTATGCACTTGAAAAAGTATGGGGACGCTATAATGCCAACACAAAAACAGTTACAGGCGTTTATGGGAGTGCTTACTCTGAAGACCAGGATTGGAATAATATGATTAGTGAAATCAAAACCTTTGAACAAGAATACGGTCGTCGCCCCAGAGTACTTATTGCCAAGATGGGGCAAGATGGACACGACAGAGGAGCCAAGGTTGTAGCAACTGCTTTTGCTGATGTTGGTTTTGATGTTGACCTCTCTCCACTC is a window encoding:
- a CDS encoding HAD family hydrolase, yielding MAYEINFTLKTTVPNFSEIEIIHPSAECFLFDMDGTLIDTEKYHAEAIVKTIQELENNFDYSKCGITKRFLGMPDNTVFETLKIEDGLFRNISFDEFVESKNKSLVLTLKEESLHGVVAKGIVELLQELKSKNKKIGLVTASEKSITEVSLEQSGLLPFFEIIVTRNDSEKSKPHADPYLLGMNLLGANPSQTIVFEDSFNGMSAAHCARVSGIIKASWF
- the scpA gene encoding methylmalonyl-CoA mutase translates to MSKNKTVKDWEELATKERKGKTPDTLIKKTQEKVDIKPLYTQADIKDIDVNTLPGFPPFIRGPRATMYAGRPWTIRQYAGFSTAEESNAFYRKALAAGGQGVSVAFDLATHRGYDSDHPRVKGDVGKAGVAIDSVEDMKILFDSIPLDKVSVSMTMNGAVLPILANYIIAAEEQGVSQDKLSGTIQNDILKEFMVRNTYIYPPKPSMKVIADIFEYTSNHMPKFNSISISGYHIQEAGADAALELAYTLADGKEYIETAIEAGMEIDQFAPRLSFFFGIGMNFYMEIAKLRAARLLWSEIVNKYNPKDIKSTMLRTHCQTSGWSLTEQDPYNNVIRTTVEAMAAVFGGTQSLHTNALDEAIALPTEFSARIARNTQIILQEETGITNVVDPWGGSFMMEKLTNDLAERAREMIKEIDDLGGMAKAIESGMPKLKIEESAAQKQAMIDRGEYTIVGVNKYKLDNEEDVEILEINNTAVRESQLKRLDHLRNNRDEKAVMAALDELTKYAETGIGNGLDLAVKAARLRASVGEISYALEKVWGRYNANTKTVTGVYGSAYSEDQDWNNMISEIKTFEQEYGRRPRVLIAKMGQDGHDRGAKVVATAFADVGFDVDLSPLFSTPEEVAKQAVENDVHAVGVSSLAAGHKTLIPDLIAELKKLDADDIIVFCGGVIPKQDYDFLWNAGVKGIFGPGTPIPECARKVIDEVKKAQK